In Leptolyngbya sp. O-77, the genomic window GTGCGGCTGTAGTAGTAGTAATCGCCCTTGCGATAGGGCACGGATAAGTCCGTTTCCTGAATTCGCCCCAGAATCTCGTTATACAGCTTGGTCTGCAAGTCGGCGGTGGGCTGCATGACCGCTTCGGTGTAGGCGTTCTCTGCCTCCAGGTATGCCATGACGGCCGGATCATCCCGATCGCGCATCCAGTAATAGTCATCAATCCGCTCGTCGCCGTGTGCCGTCAGCACGTAGGGGCGTTTTTCAGCAATGGGGGGCTGGAGGGTCGTAAGGGCTTCACGGGAAGAAAATCGGCTCATAGCGGTATAACGGTTGTCCCTGACTCAGAATGGGGCAGTGAAATCCATTTAGAATTCTCTTTGCTCAGTTTAGACTTTTCTAAGGGGTTACCCAAGGTTTTTGGAATAGATGAAGGCGATTTCTTGAAGGATTTAGCGTTTCGACCGATCTGCTTTATCGAGGCTTCTAAAATGCCAGCGATAGAGTCAGAAAGCTCAGAAATCTGTAGCTTGATCCTTGATTTTTTGCGATCAGTGATTTTTAGTCATAGAGTTTGCCTGTTTGAATGATTGTGCTGTTTGAAAGTCCAAGACTTGGGGTGACTGCGGAGTTGGGGCGATCGCTCGAAGCGTCGGGGGCGATCGCCGAAATTTTGGGCTTTTCCGTGTGGGCGATCGCAACGGACGGATCTTCTGCGACCGAAGCGCTGACCGCCATTCCAGCCCAGCCTCAGCCGACCCCTGCTTTCTGGCTTGCGCCGCCGACCGCCGCATTCCGCTATGGTGAACTGTTTGCCGCTGCTCAGGCCAAGAACCTGCACCTGCCCAATACGCCGGCCCAACACCACCTTGCTCAGGAATTTCACCGCGCCTATCCACTCCTCAAGGATTTGACCCCGGCCAGCATTGTGATAGAACAGCCAGGGGCAGTTGAAGGGGCGATCGCCCAACTCGGCTTGCCGCTGGTGTTTCAGCGCAGCGGGTCGGCGGCGGTGCTGCAAGACTGGCAACGGGCGTTGACGTTAGCCTTGCGGAGCAGCATCGCCAAAACGCCAGAGCAAGCGCGACGCATCGCAGCGGATTTATTAAACCAGGAACTAAACCAGGAATTAAACCAGGAACTCAGCCAGGAGCCACATCAGCCTATCCTGGCCCGCCGATGGGTTGACCTGCGCCATCACCACACCACGCCCGCCGGATTTCCCCTGGGGCGCGAGTTTCGCGTGGTGCTATGCAATCGGGAAATCCTCACCTATGGCTATGCCTGGCCCAGCGACGACCCCGGACGCTGGCTCTCGGTCGAAGAAGAAGAGGCGCTGTTTGCCGTGGCTTTTGCCGTTGCCAAACGGCTAGACGTGCCGCTGCTGGGGGTCGATATTGCTCAGACCCAGAGCGGCGAGTGGATCGCGCTAAAGACCGTTGATCCGCAGTTTGTCGGGTCGCCCCAACTTCCGCTCGTCCACTTCTGGCAGCAGTTAGGGAGTATGAATGAAAGGATTGGGCGATGGTCTAATCCGGTAAGCTCCGCAGACGCATCGGCGGATTTGAATCCTCCCTAAAAAGTCTGCTATGGTCTGGAGAAAAGTCTGCATTTTGCTTCAGGTTCCTGTTTAGAAAACGCAATGTACAGCTTCAGTTTGCCCTCCTCCCCGACCCCTTCTCCCTGCCTGGAAGGAGGGGAGCAAGCTTGGCTTAAAGTCCCTCTCCCACGGTGGAAGAAGGATTTAGGGTGAGGGAGATCAGCAAACCTGCACATCTCGTTTTAGGAATCAAGAAATTAGAAATCAAGAAATTGCTTTAGACATTTCCTTAAAACCTTAAAACGGCGAGAAAGCGGCGAGGCGGTCAGCATGAGCCAACAGAAAAAGGCAACGCGCTGGATTCAGATGGGCAGACTCCTTTCAGGAATATGGCACTGGCGGCAGAACTGGCGTCGGCTACTCTACCTGGGGCTAGGTCTGTTGACCGTGGGGCTGTGTGTGGTGCTGCCGCTACGGTCTGGCTGGGGACAGGCCATAAACCTAGCGGCACAGGTGCAGCAGGGGATTGACCGCTATCGCCAGGGGGATTATCTAGGGGCGATCGCCCTCTGGGAAGCCGTGCGCGACACCTATCGCCAGCAGCCCAACCCTGCCTACGAAGTCATCCTCACGGAAAACCTGGCCCGGGCCCGGCAGGCCATCGGGCAACAGGCCGACGCGCTAAGCCTGTGGCAAACGGCAGGAAACACCTATCGCCAGCTTGCGGCCCAGCAGCCCGATCGCGCGGTGGACTATACCGCCCGCTGGGGGCGATCGCTCACCGAGCAGGCGCAGATTTACAACCGCATAGGGCAATATCGCAAAGCCGTGGCGCTGCTGTGTGGCGAAGCAAAGCAGAGCGCCAAGGAAAGCTGTGCAGCCGAGAGCGCCGTGGCGATCGCCCAGCACACCGCAGACCGCCACGGCGAAGCCGCCGCCTGGGGCAGCCTGGGGCAATCCCATCGGCTGATGGGCAATGATGACTTGTCCAAAGCGGCATTAGACCAAGCCCTAAGCTTAGCCAGAACGCTCGACGACCGGACGCTGTTGGCAGCGACCTACAGCAACCTGGGAGCGCTGAAAGCCCGACAGGCGGTGGTGCGCTATCGGCAGGCCAACTCGGCAGATCTCCTGGGCGATGTGCAGCGAGCCGAACGACTGCGAGATGAGGGGCGATCGCTCGACCAGTCCGCACTCCAAGACTTTCAGCAAAGCCTCGACTGGGCAACTCAGCCCGCCGAGCGGCTGCGGGCGCTGCTGGATGCGATTCCCGCCTACGACCGCACAGGCAATGTCGCAGCAGCCCAAAATGCTCGTCAGTCCGTCAAAGCCCTGCTGAATCAGCTTCCAACCAGTCAGGATACGCTGCTGGCCGCCCTCGACTGGGTGCGGCTGCTGATGCCCGCCTCGCCCCAGCAGCCGATTGCCCGCAGCCAGTGTTTTACCCCTGCTGCAACTCCTGGAGCGAACCCTGCGGCGAATAATGACGCGAAGGAGACCCTGAATTCAATCGCGAATGCGGCCGAGAAGCTGGGCGATCGCCGCTCACTCTCATTTGCGCTGGGGGAACTAGGACGCTGGTACGAATGTCAGAAGGAATACGAAAAAGCACTAGAAATCACGCAAGATGCCCGTATTGCCGCAGAGGGTGAATACGACAGCCGCTACCTCTGGGAATGGCAAACGGGACGTATTTTGCAGGCGCAAGGACAAACGACGGAATCCATCGCGGCCTATGAGCGGGCGATCGCCACGTTAGAAATCATCCGCGACGACATCTTGATCGCCAGCCGTGATATTCAGTTTGATTTTCGAGACTCCATCGACCCAGTGTATCGGGAGCTAGTGGCGCTGCGGCTGAAGCAGGGCAAACCGTCGGAGTTGCTGCCACCCGCCAGCAGCGACCAGCCTGACAGCCTCAGCCGCGCCCTGGGGACGCTAGATTCTCTAAAACTTGCTGAATTGCAAAACTACTTTGGAGATGACTGCGTGCTGACCTCGCGAAACGTGGATCTGACGGTGGCGCAAAAGCTGCTGACGGAGGGCGATCGCACGGCAGTCATTAGCACGGTGGTTTTGGACGATCGGACTGCCGTTTTGCTGACGCTGCCCAATGGCGATCGCCAGTACGAGTGGATCAACACCGACCGCCAAACCCTGCGCGACGAAGTCAACGCTTACCGTCGCGGTCTAGAGGTGGACTTTCGTGCCTACAATCCACAGCCCGCCCAAAAACTGTATGACCAGCTCATCCGCCCGTTTGAACCACTCTTCCAACAACAGCAGGTGGAAACGCTGACCTTTGTGCAGGATGATATCTTGCGGAGTGTGCCCATGTCAGCCCTGCACGATGGCACGCAGTTTTTGATTCAAAAGTATGCGATCGCCTATACCCCCAGCCTGCAACTCACCAGCCCTGTCCCGCTAGATCGGGGCAACCTCCGCGCCCTCGCCGCCGGACTCACCGACACCAGCCCGTCCGACAGCGAAGCGGGTCGCTTTGACCCCCTGTTTTACGTCAGTGAAGAACTGGACGCAATTCTCACCGAACTGCCCCGCAGCCAGACGCTAACGGGCAACGCATTCCGGCTCGATAACCTGACACAAACACTGTTCTCGAACAATTTTCCGATTTTGCACATCGCCACCCACGGCATCTTTGGCACTGAGGCAGAAGACACGTTCCTAGTCACGGCGGACCCACCAGAAAACAAGCTGACCCTCAACCAGCTTGATCGGCTCTTGCGGGGGGTCGATCCAAACCGCCCGGTGCAGTTGCTCTCGCTCACAGCCTGCACCACCGCCGTCGGCGACGATCGCGCAGCGCTGGGGCTGGCCGGTGTCGCGGCCCAAGCGGGCGTTCGCAGCGTGCTGGCCTCGCTCTGGTTTGTCAACGATGCAGCCACCTCTGACTTGATTAAAGGCTTCTATGCAGATTTGAAAAACCCAGACCTGAGCAAAGCCAAAGCTCTACAGCAGGCGCAAACCCAGCTAATCGAGTCCGGCGGCAAGTTTGCCCGGCCGGCCTACTGGGCCCCGTTTATTTTGGTGGGGAACTGGCTATAGGGAACAACGGGCTAGCCGAATGCAAAAAAATGCCCAGACGAACGATCGCCTGAGCTTTGCCTGTTATCTATGAGCTGATTGCCTGTACACCTAAACGGCCGACTTAAAATAAAATCGCCGACCCGAATTGAAATCACATATAAACGAACCAGCCTAGATAAAGAGAAACTGAATTTTGTAAACTCCGTTTCGGGCAGCTGGCGGTATTGAAAACGATCTGTGATGCCAATTACAATACCAAACCTGATTTGAGTTGGGACTCAAAAGTCCTCCAATCTTTACCAATCGTTTCCTAGGTTTACTTTTCTACGTATTTTCACGGCTCCATCCTCTTCACACCCTGCGATATCTCATGCGTCTAATCCTGTGCCCAACTGCTGTTGAGGTAGCTGAGTGGGCAGCACAATATATTCTGCGGCGCATTGCTGATTTTGCTCCGACGGGCGATCGCCCGTTTGTTCTTGGATTGCCCGCAGGCAGCACCCCGCTCAAGCTATATGCCCGTCTGATTGAGCTATACCAGCAGGGAAAAATCAGCTTTCAACATGTTGTCACCTTTAATATGGACGAGTATGTTGGGCTGCCCCAAAATCACCCGCAAAGCTATTGTGTCTACATGCGTCAAAACCTCTTGAATCACATCGATATTCCTGCCCAAAATGTTCATATTCTTGATGGCAACGCACCAGATTTGGCCGCAGAATGTGCCGCCTACGAAGATAAGATTAAATCCTTTGGTGGCGTAAATTTATTCATCGGGGGCGTGGGCGAAGACGGCCATATCGCGTTCAACGAACCAGGTACCTCCCTTGCCCTCTCGAACGCACCTGCAAGCCCTGAGCGATCGCACGCGCCGGGTCAACGCCCGCTTTTTTTGACGACCCCAGCCAGGTGCCCACCCCACGCCCTCACCGTTGGCGTGGGCACGATTCTCGATGCCCAGGAAGTGATGATTCTGGCGCAAGGCGCGGCCAAAGCCCAGGCCGTTCACCACGCGGTCGAAGGCTGCATCAATCACCTGTGGACGATTTCCGCGCTGCAACTGCATCCCAACGCCCTGATCGTGTGCGACGAAGACGCAACGCTAGAACTGAAGGTGAAAACGGTGAGGGGGTTAGGGGAGCCGGGTTAAGAATTGAACTGGCAATCCAAAATTGCCAATCTAAAATCCAGAATCGATATCACGCCATCCCCTTACCCCCCTGCCCCAATGACCCCTCCCGAACCCGACTTTGAACAGGCGCTAGACGAACTAGGGCGATCGCTCCAAACGTTGCAGGCACGCTACGCCCAAGTCAAGACCGATCAGCAGCGCCAGGAGACTCTGCAACAGCGCATTGAGCAGGTGCAGCGCGACTATGCCCATACGCAAGATCCATCCCTGAAACTGGAGCTAAAGCGCTTAACGGATCAGCTTGTGGAGTTGGAAGTGGCGCTAGAAAGTCAGCTTTTTTCTTGGAACAGCCTCAAGGAACCCTTCTGGATGGCGGTGCGCTTTGGCGGGGTAGGAATTGTGCTGGGGTGGCTGCTAAAGAGCCTCGCCGGATCGGGCTGACCCCTTAGCCCAGCAGCCAAAACCCGCTATAGGTTACGCCTGTATCATCTGGCTGCACCAGCAGAAAGTGCAGACCGTTGGCATCGCGCTGCCGCTGCTGAAAGAGGCGGGCCGCCGCGGCCACGTCGGCATCGTGAAAGGTGGACAGAATCCAGCGATCGCTCAAGCCAGCCTCCAAAATCAGCCCGTCGGGGGTTCCTGGAACATAGCTCAATAGCGCAGGGCGCACCTCCTGAAGCCATCGCGCCAGCCTCATTGCCTGCCGTCCGCCGTCGATGATGACCCCCGGAACGGGCTGGGTAGAGGCCAGTCCCAGATTAATCGGCAAGAGGCGATCGGGTGTGGAGCAAATGGGAATGGGGCGATCGCCATAGAGAATTTCCAGATCACCCGCAGCGAGGGCCGCAAATCGCCAGCGATCGCCCCAAATCGCCTCCGGCACGGGAACAGGGGGCGGCGCGTCAATTGCCAGCGGGTCATAGGTTTCGCCCGTATAACCCGGCAAGTTGGGATAGTAGGCAGCGCGGCGCAGCAACAAATGTTTCAGCATCGGCGCGTGGCGCGTTGGCTCCACTGTGAAACCGACCGCTCTGGCTGCTGCTTCCATCAAGCCCAAACTCTGTGGCCGAAACACCTGAATCCGCTCTGGCGTTCCTTCTGCCTGAAGCCGCCTAAACTGGGCCGCCAGCCAGCCCACCGTCGCCTGCGACTGTGGACAATCAATACAGGCGCTAAACGCCCCCGTTGGGTCGCACACGATCAATTCCCATAGGACTTCACCCGCATCGGTTTGCAGGGGACGACGGTAAAAATCAGCTTGCCACAGCACAGGAGAATAGAAAATACAGAAAATACAGGGGTTTGATGAGAGAAGGGCAGAAACGGGGGGCAGCGTGTGTCCTGCCTTCCCTATCATCTTCGCACCTTAGCCTTGTACACTCGTCCCACTAGACTTTCTCTTCCTCCACCAGTGTCAGGCTCTCCCAGCCGCCCTGCGCGTCATAGCGGCGAATCATGCGCTGGCGCAGGGTAGGCGAGATCAACCAGCCCGCCTCCAAAAAGAAGGGCCGGCCTTTGGGAATGACAAGCGGCGTGTTGGCGGAGGCTCCGTCGGGCAGGAGCAGGAGCTGGAGCGGGGTGCTGCCCTGGGTGAAGTGGATAGCAGTTGGGGTGAGGGTGCCTGTGGTGCTGAGGGAGATGCCGGGGGCGGTGAGGTGCTGCTGGAGTTGGGTTCCGTCCAGGTTGACGGAGAGCCTGGTGGTGTAGGTTTCGGGCGATCGCCAGTCGGGATACAGCGTCACGGCGCGTCCACGCCAGGTGCCGACCAGTTGCTCGGCGGTGAGGGGCGGGCGCTCGGTGGCGGTGCTGCCCCGCCGCGTTTCGCGGATCAGCGTCAGGCTGCTGAGGCGGCTTTCCCCGCCTGCGCCGTGAAATAGCTCCACCAAGCGCATCCGGCGATTCCCAAAGGGATTGCTTCGCGAATCGCCCGCGATTAGCCCAAACTCTGCGCCAAATTCCCCAAAGGGGCTAAATTGCAGCGACCCCTGCGAAAATGCGCCTGTTTCAAAAAACAGCGTGCTGCGATTCAGGCTGCTGTATTCCAGCACCTTTGTCGTTGGCGGGTCGCCCGTGGTCGATTCGCCAAATTCTAGCGTCTGGCGAATGGTCTGGTTTTGATTTAGCCCTTCTAGCGTGACCACCGTTGGTACGCTGCTGATTTCCATGCCCGCAGGCGACAGCCGCGTAAACGAGCCTTCCCAGGCTCCAAGGTTTTTCAGTAAGCACTGCCATTGGGACAGTTCAGACGATGGAGAGTCGCTAGTCATAGGAACTGGTTTTTTGCACAGGGTTTTCGCGGGGGTTTAAGAAACGTGAACAAAAATTGTGTATAACTGATAACTTTTTGAAAATTCTCTGGAAAGATCCCTTATTCTAGGGAACCTTATAGAAAAGCTTATCCCGTATACATCACTGGTGATTTTTCACCCGAACGGGCGAGGCTCTTGGGAGGAGGTGGATTTCCTCTCAGCGGTGGATGGTTTGCCCTAGTCTATCGCTCTAAGATGACGAGGTTGGGGTTGTGGCAATGATTTTGCTGACTCTGACATTTCTAAAACTGGGCGTTGCTGAGGATAGCAGCGAACTACGACCAGAGGTTGATCCTTCTGTGTCGGGGCGCTGTTAGATGCGGTCAACCCCTGATTTTCTGTGTGTTCATTACTGGTTAAATATGAGCGTTTTAGGACTTGCCTGGATGGCAACATCCACGGTCGGTTTTTTTTCGCCTTTTTTGGGACTGCCGATGCAGCCGCTGGTGGCTGAAGTTGGCGATGTATCTACCGATTCCAGGTTTACTGCAACTCCGGTTCGGCAAGATGTCGCAAAAGCAAGCGGCGCAACCCCTAGAGAGGCAGCCCGCTGTCAGGCTGGGCGATCGATTGATGATTTGTGTCTGGTAGGGCAGGCGGGGCGATCGCCCTCTGGCTCCCTTCTGTCTTGGCGAAACGTGCAGTTCATTGCGCCGCGACTGCTGGGGGCGATCGCCCGACCCCAGAGCTTCGTAGTGTTGTCAAGACTGACCGTTCCACTCAGACCAAATCGGCGATCGCTCCCCGCCCTCCTGCGGCTCCCAGGGTCTTGGTGCGTCCGGCTGCGGCTCCTGCTATGGGAGCGCAACAGGTTTTCAAGCAATGTCTGGACATTTCCCAAACGACTCCGCAAACATCGGCAGGCGTAAAGCGCGGCTCGACTCAGCAACCCCCGAAGCCGCCCGCCCCCGCCCGTCCCGAAGCCGCCGCACTATATCAGGTGTGGGTCAAGGGAAAGGTTGTGATGGAGCTACCCAGCAGCAGCGAGGCAGCCCAAATTGCCCAACGGCTGACGGCTGCTCTGGGCAAGCCTGAATTTTCTGTAGACCAGTTGCGGCTGGTGATGGTGGATGGCAAGCCCAGCGCAGTGTTGGGCAATGAAGGCGCGACATCCGACGGGGGCGATCGCCTGCTGTTTACCGTCGATCGAGCGCTAGCCAATCGCCTGGGACGCACTGCCGATTTGGTCGCCATCGACTGGTTCAACAACCTGCGGGTGGCATTGGGTGAAGCGCCCCTGCCGCTGATGGCGGCGCAGGCAGACCTCTACAGCCTCACCCAGACCGACCGCAGCCTGGGCGGCATCACGTCCTGGTATGGGCCGGGCTTTCACAATCGCCTGACTGCAAACGGCGAGCGGTTTAACCAATATGCCCTGACGGCCGCCCATCCGAAGCTGCCATTCAATACGTATCTGCGCGTGACCAACGTCCGCAGCGGAGCCTCGGTCATCGTCCGCATCAACGATCGGGGGCCGTATATCGGCAAGCGATCGCTCGATTTATCGCGCCAGGCCGCCCGCTGCATCGGCAGTGAAAAACCTGGCGTGGTACGCTACGAGGCGGTGATTTTGGAGCCGCAGACGACGGTGCAGTAGCGCATGGGGCAGCGCGAAAACCTGGGCAATCAGCGAGAACTACCGCTGCTGGAGGCATTGCAGCAGTGTGCCCAGCGGCCCCACGCGCCGTTTTACACACCGGGGCACAAGCGCGGCCGGGGTATTCCGCAGCCGATGCGGAACTTGCTGGGCGATCGCCCCTTCCTGGCTGATCTGCCGGAACTGCCAGAGCTAGACAATCTGTTTACGCCAGAAGGCGCGATTTTGCGGGCGCAGGCACTCGCAGCCGACCTGTTTGGCGCGGCGCAGACCTGGTTTCTGGCAAATGGCTCTACCTGCGGCATCGAGGCGGCTGTGCTGGCGACCTGCGGCCCTGGCGACTTGCTGATCCTGCCGCGAAACTGCCATCAGGCGGCGATCGCCGCACTCATTCTCTCTGGTGCAACGCCCGTTTTTCTGTCTCCCGACTACGATGCCGAGTGGGGCATTGCCCACAGCGTTTCCCCCGCGGCCGTAGCAGCGGCGCTGGCGCAGCATCCGCGTGCAAAGGCGGTGATGCTGGTCTACCCGACCTACTACGGAGCCTGTGGAGACATCGGGGCGATCGCCCAACTCGCTCATCAACACAGCATTCCACTGATCGTGGACGAAGCCCACGGCGCACATTTTGCCTTTCATGCTGATTTCCCAACCGCATCGCTGGCAGCGGGGGCTGATATTGTCGTGCAGTCCACTCATAAAGTGCTGGGCGCGATGACCCAGGCCTCGATGCTGCACTGCCAGGGCGATCGCGTCGATGCCGATCGCCTCAGCCGCGCCCTGCGCCTGGTGCAGTCCACCAGCCCCAGCTATCTGCTGCTAGCCTCGCTGGATGCCGCCCGCTGGCAACTGGCGCAGCACGGATCGGAACTCATGCAGCACACGCTAGACTTGGCGGCGATCGCCCGTACAGAACTCGCGCAAATTCCCGGACTGCAACTGCTCACGGCAAATCATGCTTCTACTCCCGGCTTCGTGGCGCTCGACCCCACTCGGCTGACGGTGGATGTGCGGGCGCTGGGACTGTCGGGCTTTGCCGCTGACGAAATTTTGCACACGCAACTGGGCGTAACGGCAGAGTTGCCCGCGCTGACGCATCTCACCTTTATCCTCAGCCTGGGCAACACGCCGCAGGATATTCAGCAGCTTGTGCAGGGATTTCGGACATTGGCTCAGTCGGTTCAGCAGACCGACCGCGATGGGCCGCAAGCTGAAACACTCAGACCGGGACTGGCGGCTTTTTCCTGGAACCCCCTAGAGGCGAACCCGATAGGGGCGGAGCAATCGCTGTCGCCCCGTGCGGCGTTTTTGGCAGCGAGCGAGGTGGTGCCGCTAGAGCAGGCGGGCGATCGCCTTTCAGCAGAAACGGTGTGTCCCTATCCGCCAGGCATTCCGCTGTTGATTCCTGGAGAACGCATTTCAAGCGGCGCGTTGCAGTATCTCGATGCGGTGCTAAAGCACGGCGGAACGGTGACCGGGCTAATAGGTGGGCAGAGTCTGCGCGTCGTGCAGCATGACGGGTAGCGTCAGGACAAAGCGCACAAAATTGTCGTGACTTTCGAGGGCGATCGCCCCACCCAAATGCTCGACCAGTTTCTTGACCAGCGCCAGCCCCAGTCCCGTTCCTTCATGCTTCCACAGATCGTTACTGGGGATGCGATAAAAGCGTTCAAATATACGCTCCTGTTCTATGACAGGGATCTCTACACCCGTGTTCACAATCATGATCCTCAAGTATTCAGCAGTGTATTCACTTGCTGAAACCTGGATCGTCTCTTGGGCAGGTGTATATTTGCAGGCGTTATTGAGCAACTCACCCAAGATGCGACTGAGATAAGAGGTATCTGTCGTGATTGATGGAAGATTCGCTGGAACGTTCAGAATAAGTTGCTGATTATGATTTCGAGTGCGTTCTAAAAATGGTTCTGCAATGTGTGCAATCCAGTCGCACAGATGAATGCTTGTCAGCAGGAGTGGCTCCATCCCAGCATCGAGTCGAGATAAATCCAGCAGATCGTTAATCAGTTTTAGCTCTCGCTGACATTCATCTTTCAGAATTTGGAAATAGCGGTGAATATGACCCAGATCTGGATTGTCGAAAATGCCAATCTGACGCAGGCTCAGTTCCAGCATTTGGGATGACATCTTGACATTCGCCATCGGAGTCCGCAGTTCGTGCGAAACGCTGCTTAAAAAGTTATCTTTTAGTTCATTTAGCTGTTCCAGCTTCTCAACCTGGCTGCGTGCTGCTTGATAGAGCCTGGCTTGTCGAATGGCGATCGCACATTGATTGGCGACCTGTTGCACCAGACGAATCTCGCTATCCTCAAATGGCTCATTCCCTGCCCGATAAAGCCACAAATCCCCCAACAAACTTTGATTATCTCGAAGTACACACGCCAACACGCTAAAGGGCCGATTGATGTCTCGCAAAATTGGTTTCGCGTTGGAGTTCTCTGGTAAATTGCCTGCGGATGACTGAGGAGCAATGCGCCAACAAAAGTGGACGATTTGGCTTTGAAAGATCTGTTCATACAGTTCTTTATAGTCCCCGATTGACACGATGCTGGAATGTCGAGAAGGGATGCCCGGAGCCACATACTCGTGCTGAATGATGGAGATATTCTGCTCCAGGTCATAGAGTCCTGTATCACAAATGCTGATTTCCAACTCTGTTCCTAGCTCTTGCACCACCTTTTGCAGAATGACATCTTCATCAAGGCTGTCGCGCACTTTGTCGGTAATGCGCTTGAGCAGTTTCTCGAAGTCGAGCGCTTGTTTAATCTGAGAAGTTTGCTCTTTGACCTGAGTGGACAGGCTGGCATTGAGCAGCCGGACATGGTGGTATAACTCTGACTGTTGAATCGCAATGCCGACTTGATTGGCAAGTTGCAGCAACAAGTCACACTCCCACACTTGCCACTGGCGCGGGTGGCAACACTGATGCACCAGTAGCAGCCCCCAAAGCTGTTTTTGCACTAAAATCGGCACTACCAAATTAGCAGTGACCTGGAATTGCAGCAGAAATTCGCGATGGCAGGGAGCAATGTCTTCCGTATGAACGTTGGCGATCGCCCGCACGCGCCCTTGCTGATAGAGCTTTAGCCAGTTTTCCTGAAAGCACGGATCGTCGATGACGCGATCGCACAGAGACCAGTCTGCCTGTCCGACCGATTCCACCAACACACGCCCGCTCCAGTCAGGTTGAAACTGGTAAATTAACACGCGGTCGGCCTGCAAAAACTGGCGCACCTCGTCTACCGTCGTAGACAGCACCTCAGACGAATCGAGCGACTGGCGAATGCGCTGGGCCATCTGGGCGATTAGTCGTTCACGCTGAGTCTGCTGCTGAAGCCGCTGCTCGGCCTGCTTGCGTTCGGTAATGTCTTGCGTAGTGCCAAACAGGCGCACCGTTTTTCCGTTTTCAACAATGGCCTGACCGCGATTGTGGAGATAGCGCAGAGAGCCGTCCGGTAGAACGATCCGCATCTCGTGGTCGTAGGCAGCGCCCGTGGCGATCGCCCGCTTGACAAACTGTTCAAACGACTGCACATCGGCAGG contains:
- a CDS encoding aminotransferase class I/II-fold pyridoxal phosphate-dependent enzyme, with protein sequence MGQRENLGNQRELPLLEALQQCAQRPHAPFYTPGHKRGRGIPQPMRNLLGDRPFLADLPELPELDNLFTPEGAILRAQALAADLFGAAQTWFLANGSTCGIEAAVLATCGPGDLLILPRNCHQAAIAALILSGATPVFLSPDYDAEWGIAHSVSPAAVAAALAQHPRAKAVMLVYPTYYGACGDIGAIAQLAHQHSIPLIVDEAHGAHFAFHADFPTASLAAGADIVVQSTHKVLGAMTQASMLHCQGDRVDADRLSRALRLVQSTSPSYLLLASLDAARWQLAQHGSELMQHTLDLAAIARTELAQIPGLQLLTANHASTPGFVALDPTRLTVDVRALGLSGFAADEILHTQLGVTAELPALTHLTFILSLGNTPQDIQQLVQGFRTLAQSVQQTDRDGPQAETLRPGLAAFSWNPLEANPIGAEQSLSPRAAFLAASEVVPLEQAGDRLSAETVCPYPPGIPLLIPGERISSGALQYLDAVLKHGGTVTGLIGGQSLRVVQHDG
- a CDS encoding GAF domain-containing protein translates to MTEGIPFNNQLSPENAASTHQANPLLAACPPPTSNPLLLPPMTVVAQTLATEVVRLMHEAQLDCVAVLQQGQLLGLFTAQDVVRAIAQGSDLNTTQIGDLVQRSPTVMTETEWDARGATSSSLVGGYVAVLDLDGNLLGLASLDRSRIDSSGAAAQEPQNCYRQMLDGSPNPILWVNRAGLILNWNPACEQVFQYGQTMRGRSLQDLVPSATLWNTVQTMIAQVFEGQSFANVELTLRCQDGTERLTLARLYPLVDSQGQIDACIFANTDITEYKRVAIALRQREKDLSDAQRLARLGSWDYNVQTRTVTWSDETYRIFGLDPTQPPTYRTLRRLIHPADVQSFEQFVKRAIATGAAYDHEMRIVLPDGSLRYLHNRGQAIVENGKTVRLFGTTQDITERKQAEQRLQQQTQRERLIAQMAQRIRQSLDSSEVLSTTVDEVRQFLQADRVLIYQFQPDWSGRVLVESVGQADWSLCDRVIDDPCFQENWLKLYQQGRVRAIANVHTEDIAPCHREFLLQFQVTANLVVPILVQKQLWGLLLVHQCCHPRQWQVWECDLLLQLANQVGIAIQQSELYHHVRLLNASLSTQVKEQTSQIKQALDFEKLLKRITDKVRDSLDEDVILQKVVQELGTELEISICDTGLYDLEQNISIIQHEYVAPGIPSRHSSIVSIGDYKELYEQIFQSQIVHFCWRIAPQSSAGNLPENSNAKPILRDINRPFSVLACVLRDNQSLLGDLWLYRAGNEPFEDSEIRLVQQVANQCAIAIRQARLYQAARSQVEKLEQLNELKDNFLSSVSHELRTPMANVKMSSQMLELSLRQIGIFDNPDLGHIHRYFQILKDECQRELKLINDLLDLSRLDAGMEPLLLTSIHLCDWIAHIAEPFLERTRNHNQQLILNVPANLPSITTDTSYLSRILGELLNNACKYTPAQETIQVSASEYTAEYLRIMIVNTGVEIPVIEQERIFERFYRIPSNDLWKHEGTGLGLALVKKLVEHLGGAIALESHDNFVRFVLTLPVMLHDAQTLPTY